The Streptomyces sp. YIM 121038 sequence CGGCCTCGAACAGGAACGGCGGCTCGACGAGGTCCACACCCACCGGCTCCCCGGCTACCCCGGCCTCGTGCAGCAGCGCCTTGACCTCCCGTACGGCGTCCCGCATCAGCCCGGCGGTCGGGGCGATGGCGCCGCGCAGCCCCAGCATCCCGGCGCGGCAGCGGTCCGGCGCGAGCCAGCGGCAGTGCGCCTGGTGGTGGCGGGCCGCGGAGCCGAAGTCCCACAGGTACGGTTCACCGCCCCGGGGCAGCAGGGCGTAGCGCGTCATCTTGTCGCCGAGGCCGCCGCCGATCCACGTCGAGGTCGTGTAGCGGATGTTGGCGGCGTCGAAGAGCAGGAAGGCCCCGCAGCCGGAGGCGTTGAGCGCCGCGCGGGCGCGGTCGAGCCGGTAGCGGCGCAACCGGTCGACGTCGAGGCGCTGTTCGTGGTCGACGCTCATGTGACCGGGCGCGGGCAAGGGGGCCGAAGGGGGCGACACGGCGGGGGATGCGGCGGCCGGGCTGGTCATGACGGCGCTCCCGGGTTCTCTGGCTCGGGCGCGGTGGTCAGGCCGTCGGACACCGCGCCGTCGTCCGGGGCGAGCGTGAGGCCCGACGCGGCGGCCTGGAGCTCGAGGAGGACCGCGAAGTCCGCCGCGCCGCGCCCGGTGCTCACGCAGGACTGCACGAGCTGCGCGGTCGCCGCAGCCAGGGGGAGCGGCACGTCGAGGGCGCGGCCCGCGTCGAGCCCCAAGTCGAAGTCCTTGCGCAGCAGGACAGGGGTGAACGTCGGTGTGTAGTCGCGGCTGACGAGCGCCGGGGTCTTGTACCGCGTGAACTCCGAGCCGAGCACACTGTCGTTGAGGAACTCCAGATACGCCCGGCGCGGCACGCCGCCCTTCTCGGCGAGCACCGCCGTCTCGGCGAGGGCCTGCGTGACGATGCCGAGCACCAGGTTGTGCGCGATCTTCACCAGGCGGGCGCTGTCGCCCTTCCCGGCGTAGGTCACCGAGCGCCCGACGAGCCGAAGGAGCGGCGCCACCCGCTCGTACGCCGCCCGCGGCCCGGACACAACGACGCCGAGGCGGCCCGCCGCCACGGCCTTCGCGTTGCCGCTCACCGGCGCCGCCAGGAACGCGGTGCCGCGCTCGGCACAGGCCTTCTGCAGCGCCCGCGAGGCGCCGGGTGAGACGGTGGAGCAGTCCACGACGATCCCCGGCCCCCGGTCCGGCCCGGCGCGCAGCAGCCCGTCCTCGCCGAGCAGGACCCGCTCCAGGGCGCCCTCGTCCGCCACCATCGTGAACACCACGTCCCGGGAGCGGAGTCCGGCGAGCGAGCCGACGACCTCCGCCCCGTACGCGGCGAGCGGCGCGGCACGCTCGGCGGTGCGGTTCCAGGCCGCCACCGCCACACCCGCCTCCGCGAGGCGGCGCGCCATCGCCACGCCCATCCGGCCCGTCCCGGCCCAGCCGACACTCAGGTCGCATCGCTCCACGGGACCCTCGGAGCTCTCGTACATCACAGGGGTGCTCCTTCGAAGACATGCGCTGACAATCGATTGCGGTCACTCCAGCGTCTTCCCTCGCCTCCCCCTTGTCATGGGCGAGTTGAAGTCTCCACAATCGATTGCACACAGATGGAGTCCACCACGGAGCCCTCGTCCCCCTCCAGGAGCGCACCTCATGCGCCATCGCTCCCTCGCCGTCGGCGTGTTCAGCCCGTCCGTCCTGCTGCGCGTCGCACGCGCCGCGGGCCTCTTCGACCAGCACGGCCTCACCGTCACCGAGGTGCCCGTCGCCTCCTCGCCCGACCAGTTCCGCGCGCTGCTCGACGGCGAGCTCGACGCGGCGTTCACCAGCCCGGACAACGTGCTCGCCTACCGCTTCGTACCGGACAACCCGCTCGCCCGCACGGGCGATGCCCGCATCCTGGCGGCCCTCGACCGCGGACTCGGCCTCGGCGTGTACGCGGCGCCGGGGATCACCGGCGCCGACCAGCTGCGCGGTGCCGCCGCGGGCGTCGACGTCCCGGACTCGGGCTTCGCCTTCGGTCTGTACGCGGTGCTCGAGTCCCTCGGCCTGAAGTGGCCCGGTGAACCGGCCGGAGCGGCCCGGGAGTCCGGGCAGGCGGAAGCCTGCGGCCCGGCCCCGGCGGCGTCCGGCCGGGCGGCGCCTGATCCGGGCGCGCACGGACCTGCGGCGTCCGGAACCGCCTTCGGCGACTACGCCATCGTGTCCCTCGGCGCGACCCCCCGGCGGCTCACCGCCCTCCTGGACGGCCGCTGTGCCACCACCGTGCTCGGCGCGGGCAGCGACCTGCGGGCGGAGGCCGCAGGAGCGGCGCGGCTCGCCGGGCTCACCGACGTGTGCGGGCCGTATCTCGGCACCGCCCTCACCGCCGTCGGCCCCCGGCGCTCCCAGGCCGCGCACGCGCTGACGTCCGCGCTCGCGCAGACCTCCCGCCTGATCGTCTCGCGCGTCCTGGACCCGCTCGTCCTGCGCGAGACCCAGGATGCCCTCGGCTTGCCCCTCGACCTCGCGACCCGGTTCGCCGAGCGGCTGCGGGACCCCGCCGACGGCCTCGTGCCCGACGGCGTCGCCGACCGCGCCGCCCTGGAGACCGTGCTCGGCCTGCGCCTGCGCTACCGCCCCGGAGACGACACGCTGGCCACCGCCCTCGACCCCGCCCGGGGTTTGCTCGACCCACAGGCATGCTGAGCCCGCGCCCGGTCCGCCTGCAGGACGTCGCCGACACCGCGGGCGTGCACCCCGCCACCGCCTCCCGCGCGCTCAACCCCGCGACCCGCACGCAGGTCAGCGCCGACACCGCGTGCCGCGTCCTGCGCGTGGCCGAAGACCTCGGCTACCGCCCCAACCCGATCGCGCGCAGCCTGAAGACGGCCCGCTCGCACACTGTCGGCCTGGTCCTGCCCGACCTCACCAACCCGTACTTCCCGCCGGTCGTGCGCGGCATCGAGAGCGCCCTGGAACCGGCCGGGTACCACGCCTGGATCGTCGACACCCACAACGACCCGCTGCGCGAGCGCGCGCAGATCGAGTCGCTGCGGGCCCGGCGCGTCGACGGCCTGATCGTCGCCACCGCCCGGCGCGACCACCCCCACCTGCGCGCCCTGCACGCCGACGGGGTCCCGCTGGTCCTGGTCAACCGCTCCGTCGACGACCTCGACGTGCCGTGCGTCACTCCCGATGACGCCTCCGGCGTCACACAGGCCGTCGGCCACCTCGCGGCCCTGGGACACCGCCGCATCGCCCTGGTCGGCGGCCCGTTCACCACCTCGACGGGCGCGGCCCGCACCCAGGCGTTCCGGCACGCGGTACGCGACCTCGGCCTCGCCGACGACCCCGCCCTGCAGGCGGAGGCGACCCGGTGGAGCGAGGCGGCCGGGGCGGGCGCCCTGCGGCGGCTGCTTGACGCGGGCGCCGACTGCACGGCCGTCGTCGCGGCCAGCGACCTGCTGGCGCTCGGCTGTTACGACGTCCTCGCTGAGCGCGGCCTGCGCTGCCCGGGCGACGTCAGCGTCGTCGGCTTCAACGACATGCCGTTCCTGTCCCGGCTCCGCCCGGGCCTCACCACGGTGCGGGTGGCGCACCACGACATAGGCGCCGAGGCCGCCCGGATGCTCTTCGAGGCCATGGCCGAGCCGCAGCGCCCCGCCCGCTCCTCGCTGCTCCCGGTCTCCCTGGTGGTCCGGGAGTCCACCGCGCCCCCACAGCGCGCCGAGCGCCCGCCCGCCTGACCCTGGAGGTGGCCCATGGACACCCCGTACGCCACGCACCGGACCGAAGGCCCGCGCACCGCCGCCGCGCCAAGCACCGTCGCCGCCGTCACCGCGGACGGCCACCGGGACGTGCCGCTCCTCGCGGGCCTGCCCGGCGCGGCACGCGCGGACTTCGACCGGGTCGCCGTGCGCGGTACGTACCGGCGCGGCGCCCGCGTGTTCGTCGAGGGCGCGGCGGGCGACTGCGTCTTCGTGATCCTGGGCGGCAAGGTGAAGGTCACGCGCGTGGACAGCGAAGGCAGAGAGGTGCTCTTCACCATGGCTGGGCCCGGCCAACTCCTCGGTGAGCTCTGTGTCTTCGACGGCGGGCCCCGGCACGCCACCGCCACCGCCGTGCACGTCACCGAGGTGTGCCGGGTGCCGGTGGCCGCCATGCGGGACTGGCTGGGGCGCCATCCCGAGGCGGCCCTGCGCATGATGCGGCTGCTCGCGACGCGGATCCGGGGCATCAACGACCGCCTTGAGGACGTCACCGGCGTTGACGTCGCCACGCGGGTCGCGCGCGCCCTGGTGGAGCAGGCGAGCCGGTTCGGCCGTCGTACGCCGCTCGGGCCGCGCTTCAGCCTCGACCTGAGCCAGGACGAGCTGGCCCGCCACGTGCGGGCCTCGCGGGAGCGCGTCAACCAGGTCCTGATGGACTTCTCGCGGCGCGGCTGGGTGCTTCGCGAGGGCGGCGAGTGGATCGTCCTCGACCCGCCCGGCCTGACCCGCCGCGCCCGCTACCGCGCGGAGACGGCGGCACGCCGCCCGTCGCTCGCCCCGGCGGCGCGGGACCGGAGCCTTGGCCTCGGGAGGTCCTGGGCAGCCCCTTCGGAGTGAGCTCGAATGACCGGACGGCCTCGTTCCGCAGCCCTCAGTCGGTCAGCGCCTTGGCGTAGGCGCCGTCGTCGATGAGGCGGTTGAGCGCCTTGTGGGGGGCCTCGACCAGGCCGTTGTCTGTGACTTTGACAGGTAAATGGCGCGGAATACTCGGAGGTATGTGGCGTCATCGGGCTGCCGGTGCCTGCTCTACGGTCGCGGCTGCCTGCCGCTCGTCGTGTTCGCGCAGCATGCGCATCACGGTAGCGGGCGAGGGGTGCTCGCCCTTCTTCTTTCCGGTGGTGATGACGAGCTTCTTGGCGATGTCGCGCAGGCTCATCTTCTGGTCGCGCAGTTGGAGGGCCACGGTGAGCATGTTCTCGTCGGTGACGCCGGCGCCGCCGATGGTCTTGCCGCGCTTGCGGGCGGACTCGTGGCCTTCGAGGGTGCGGTCGCGGATGTACTCGTGTTCCATGCCC is a genomic window containing:
- a CDS encoding NAD(P)-dependent oxidoreductase is translated as MYESSEGPVERCDLSVGWAGTGRMGVAMARRLAEAGVAVAAWNRTAERAAPLAAYGAEVVGSLAGLRSRDVVFTMVADEGALERVLLGEDGLLRAGPDRGPGIVVDCSTVSPGASRALQKACAERGTAFLAAPVSGNAKAVAAGRLGVVVSGPRAAYERVAPLLRLVGRSVTYAGKGDSARLVKIAHNLVLGIVTQALAETAVLAEKGGVPRRAYLEFLNDSVLGSEFTRYKTPALVSRDYTPTFTPVLLRKDFDLGLDAGRALDVPLPLAAATAQLVQSCVSTGRGAADFAVLLELQAAASGLTLAPDDGAVSDGLTTAPEPENPGAPS
- a CDS encoding ABC transporter substrate-binding protein, yielding MRHRSLAVGVFSPSVLLRVARAAGLFDQHGLTVTEVPVASSPDQFRALLDGELDAAFTSPDNVLAYRFVPDNPLARTGDARILAALDRGLGLGVYAAPGITGADQLRGAAAGVDVPDSGFAFGLYAVLESLGLKWPGEPAGAARESGQAEACGPAPAASGRAAPDPGAHGPAASGTAFGDYAIVSLGATPRRLTALLDGRCATTVLGAGSDLRAEAAGAARLAGLTDVCGPYLGTALTAVGPRRSQAAHALTSALAQTSRLIVSRVLDPLVLRETQDALGLPLDLATRFAERLRDPADGLVPDGVADRAALETVLGLRLRYRPGDDTLATALDPARGLLDPQAC
- a CDS encoding LacI family DNA-binding transcriptional regulator — encoded protein: MLSPRPVRLQDVADTAGVHPATASRALNPATRTQVSADTACRVLRVAEDLGYRPNPIARSLKTARSHTVGLVLPDLTNPYFPPVVRGIESALEPAGYHAWIVDTHNDPLRERAQIESLRARRVDGLIVATARRDHPHLRALHADGVPLVLVNRSVDDLDVPCVTPDDASGVTQAVGHLAALGHRRIALVGGPFTTSTGAARTQAFRHAVRDLGLADDPALQAEATRWSEAAGAGALRRLLDAGADCTAVVAASDLLALGCYDVLAERGLRCPGDVSVVGFNDMPFLSRLRPGLTTVRVAHHDIGAEAARMLFEAMAEPQRPARSSLLPVSLVVRESTAPPQRAERPPA
- a CDS encoding Crp/Fnr family transcriptional regulator, translated to MDTPYATHRTEGPRTAAAPSTVAAVTADGHRDVPLLAGLPGAARADFDRVAVRGTYRRGARVFVEGAAGDCVFVILGGKVKVTRVDSEGREVLFTMAGPGQLLGELCVFDGGPRHATATAVHVTEVCRVPVAAMRDWLGRHPEAALRMMRLLATRIRGINDRLEDVTGVDVATRVARALVEQASRFGRRTPLGPRFSLDLSQDELARHVRASRERVNQVLMDFSRRGWVLREGGEWIVLDPPGLTRRARYRAETAARRPSLAPAARDRSLGLGRSWAAPSE